One window of Cellulomonas shaoxiangyii genomic DNA carries:
- the rsfS gene encoding ribosome silencing factor — MPASTRAIELAHAAARAASDLKAQEIIALDVSEQLVLTDVFLIASGTNERQVGAIVDAVEEALHKIGAKPVRREGKGQGRWVLIDFGEIVVHVQHAEDRVYYALERLWKDCPVIELPEDERGAQDAQA, encoded by the coding sequence GTGCCCGCGAGCACCCGTGCGATCGAGCTGGCCCACGCGGCCGCCCGTGCCGCCTCCGACCTGAAGGCCCAGGAGATCATCGCCCTCGACGTCAGCGAGCAGCTCGTGCTCACCGACGTCTTCCTCATCGCCTCCGGCACCAACGAGCGCCAGGTCGGCGCGATCGTCGACGCCGTCGAGGAGGCGCTGCACAAGATCGGCGCCAAGCCCGTGCGCCGCGAGGGCAAGGGTCAGGGGCGCTGGGTCCTCATCGACTTCGGCGAGATCGTCGTGCACGTCCAGCACGCCGAGGACCGCGTCTACTACGCGCTCGAGCGGCTCTGGAAGGACTGCCCGGTCATCGAGCTGCCCGAGGACGAGCGAGGCGCGCAGGACGCGCAGGCGTGA
- a CDS encoding histidine phosphatase family protein: MSGAVPGAGRLLLWRHGRTAYNATARLQGQVDIPLDDAGRWQARTAASRIASRYAPTLVVSSDLSRAAETADALGRVLDLVVERDPRLRERGFGEWEGLTGHEIEARWPDEFTVWRTGGDPAGVGAESRADVAARVGAAVREYAARVGREGTVVVVSHGAAIGSVVADLLGQPPHWRGVVGMLNAHWAELTPDRGGNEPAWRLHGYNLGPTDASSDWNAGPDVAAPDESADADTRDPD, encoded by the coding sequence GTGAGCGGCGCGGTGCCCGGCGCCGGTCGCCTGCTCCTGTGGCGGCACGGCCGCACGGCCTACAACGCCACGGCGCGGCTGCAGGGCCAGGTCGACATCCCGCTCGACGACGCCGGCCGCTGGCAGGCCCGCACCGCGGCGTCGCGCATCGCCTCCCGCTACGCCCCGACGCTCGTCGTCAGCTCCGACCTGTCGCGTGCGGCCGAGACGGCCGACGCACTGGGACGCGTCCTCGACCTCGTCGTGGAGCGTGACCCGCGGCTGCGCGAGCGCGGGTTCGGCGAGTGGGAGGGCCTGACGGGCCACGAGATCGAGGCGCGCTGGCCGGACGAGTTCACCGTGTGGCGCACGGGCGGCGACCCCGCGGGGGTCGGCGCGGAGAGCCGCGCCGACGTGGCCGCACGCGTCGGGGCGGCGGTGCGCGAGTACGCGGCGCGCGTCGGCCGCGAGGGCACCGTGGTCGTGGTGTCGCACGGCGCCGCCATCGGCTCGGTCGTCGCCGACCTGCTGGGGCAGCCGCCGCACTGGCGGGGGGTCGTCGGCATGCTCAACGCCCACTGGGCGGAGCTCACGCCCGACCGCGGGGGCAACGAGCCGGCCTGGCGCCTGCACGGGTACAACCTCGGCCCGACCGACGCGTCGTCCGACTGGAACGCCGGGCCGGACGTCGCCGCGCCGGACGAGAGCGCCGACGCGGACACCCGGGACCCCGATTAG
- a CDS encoding SRPBCC family protein, which translates to MTDRDQQDAPPTEHAVVVSRELDVPPDVAWTAWSDPDLLRRWWGPVGFTCPRADVDLRVGGSTLVTMQAPDEWGGFRIHNRWSFRAVHPPERLAFVSTFVDEAGATLTPAEAGVPATVPGEVPHVVVLEALDHGRTRITVTETGYVDEETAAQSQAGQEQCLDKMQALFAVPDRPRTEG; encoded by the coding sequence ATGACCGACCGCGACCAGCAGGACGCGCCCCCGACGGAGCACGCCGTCGTCGTCTCGCGCGAGCTCGACGTCCCGCCCGACGTGGCCTGGACGGCATGGAGCGACCCCGACCTGCTCCGCCGGTGGTGGGGACCCGTCGGCTTCACGTGCCCGCGCGCGGACGTGGACCTGCGCGTCGGCGGCTCGACCCTCGTGACCATGCAGGCCCCCGACGAGTGGGGTGGCTTCCGGATCCACAACCGGTGGTCCTTCCGAGCGGTGCACCCGCCCGAGCGCCTGGCGTTCGTCAGCACGTTCGTGGACGAGGCCGGCGCGACGCTCACCCCGGCCGAGGCGGGCGTGCCGGCGACCGTCCCGGGCGAGGTGCCGCACGTGGTCGTGCTCGAGGCCCTGGACCACGGGCGGACCCGCATCACGGTGACGGAGACCGGGTACGTCGACGAGGAGACGGCCGCCCAGTCGCAGGCCGGCCAGGAGCAGTGCCTCGACAAGATGCAGGCGCTCTTCGCGGTGCCGGACAGGCCCCGCACGGAGGGCTGA
- a CDS encoding hydroxyacid dehydrogenase, whose product MFRPDTLLVMDAATFALQFRGDELARLAALAEVGDPVWTDELDSAPTRRRLARAQVLVTSWGAPALTAERLAAAPALRAVLHAAGSVRGIVGEDVYRRGVAVSTAADANAVPVAEYTLAAIVLAGKKAPFLAAQGRTAPVTWNDVVARDDLSNYGRTVAVVGFSRTGRRVVELLRLLDTAAVLVVDPYADAAQVRAAGGEPAELDDALRRADVLSLHAPALPETHHLIGARELALLPHGATLVNTARGSLVDHDALLVACAAGRLDAILDVTDPEPLPAGHPLLGLPNVMVTPHVAGSLGRETRRMAQHALDELEALVQGRPLATPLTAATAAVSA is encoded by the coding sequence GTGTTCCGTCCCGACACGCTGCTGGTCATGGACGCGGCCACCTTCGCCCTGCAGTTCCGCGGTGACGAGCTCGCCCGGCTCGCCGCGCTCGCCGAGGTCGGCGACCCGGTGTGGACCGACGAGCTCGACAGCGCCCCGACCCGCCGTCGGCTCGCGCGCGCCCAGGTGCTCGTGACGTCGTGGGGCGCTCCCGCACTGACGGCGGAGCGGCTCGCCGCCGCTCCCGCGCTGCGCGCGGTGCTGCACGCGGCGGGCAGCGTGCGGGGGATCGTCGGCGAGGACGTCTACCGCCGCGGCGTCGCGGTGAGCACGGCGGCGGACGCGAACGCCGTGCCCGTCGCCGAGTACACGCTCGCCGCGATCGTCCTCGCGGGCAAGAAGGCGCCCTTCCTCGCCGCGCAGGGCCGCACCGCCCCGGTCACCTGGAACGACGTGGTCGCCCGCGACGACCTGTCGAACTACGGCCGCACGGTCGCCGTCGTCGGCTTCTCGCGCACCGGCCGCCGGGTCGTGGAGCTGCTCCGCCTGCTCGACACGGCCGCGGTGCTCGTCGTCGACCCCTACGCCGACGCGGCGCAGGTGCGTGCCGCGGGCGGCGAGCCGGCCGAGCTGGACGACGCGCTGCGCCGCGCCGACGTGCTCTCGCTGCACGCGCCCGCGCTGCCCGAGACGCACCACCTGATCGGCGCGCGCGAGCTCGCGCTGCTGCCGCACGGCGCGACGCTCGTGAACACCGCCCGGGGGTCGCTCGTCGACCACGACGCGCTCCTCGTCGCCTGCGCGGCCGGCCGGCTGGACGCGATCCTCGACGTGACCGATCCCGAGCCGCTGCCGGCCGGGCACCCGTTGTTGGGGCTACCCAACGTGATGGTCACGCCGCACGTCGCGGGGTCCCTCGGGCGGGAGACACGGCGCATGGCGCAGCACGCGCTCGACGAGCTCGAGGCGCTCGTCCAGGGTCGGCCGCTCGCCACGCCGCTGACGGCCGCCACCGCGGCGGTGAGCGCGTGA
- a CDS encoding DUF2264 domain-containing protein, with product MSAGAAATAGPGAPAGAGWDRERWAAFADGLLLAVRPHASPDHALITLPGAPGGYGSAVDGLEGFARTFLTAGFRLAGERGADPLGLAQWYADGLAAGTDPHGAHRWVRLPEHGQSKVEAASIALVLDLTRPWIWDRLSPLVQEQVVDYLSPAVGDATYPRINWVWFRLVVQTFLRSVGGPFALDEMRDDLATHDSFVRGDGWLSDGTQRSFDHYVGWALHLYPTLWGRMAGAEDLAAPRRASDTAMLDRFLQDAVHLVGGDGSPLVQGRSLVYRFAAAAPYWVGAVAEVPSVAPGTLRRCASAVVDHFAARGVPDEDGLLSLGWHEPWPALAQSYSGPGSPYWASKGLLGLALPADHPVWTADEAPLPSAAGDDARVVRPAGWLVTGTRADGIVRVVNHGVDHARPGDRVGDSPLYARLGYSTATAPLLDAAAWTSPVDQSVVLVDAAGRRSHRAGFTTLELPAPRTVGPDGAELPGGAGVLVGGSHGPVHWLAPEPGHALAGHGYGVPGAASQAGTVTVVSVVRGAWEVRLVRVADPAPDALELQVGGWPLADARPPAEEALRASGTARGTGAPGQVAVAVRTARLVSTVAAPGSAARGEVVRSHDASPLGAHAAVPVVALPVRPPADGALPGWCVVAVGLEGADLGARDRPAEALRAAPDGATRVVVTWADGARTTVRLPADGVDAGD from the coding sequence GTGAGCGCCGGGGCTGCGGCGACGGCCGGTCCGGGGGCGCCGGCCGGTGCGGGGTGGGACCGCGAGCGCTGGGCGGCCTTCGCGGACGGCCTGCTGCTGGCCGTGCGGCCGCACGCGTCACCGGACCACGCCCTGATCACGCTGCCCGGGGCGCCGGGCGGGTACGGGTCGGCGGTCGACGGGCTCGAGGGCTTCGCGCGCACGTTCCTCACCGCGGGCTTCCGGCTCGCGGGGGAGCGGGGCGCCGACCCGCTCGGGCTCGCGCAGTGGTACGCCGACGGGCTCGCGGCGGGCACCGACCCGCACGGCGCGCACCGGTGGGTCCGGCTGCCCGAGCACGGGCAGTCCAAGGTGGAGGCGGCGTCGATCGCGCTCGTCCTCGACCTCACCCGGCCCTGGATCTGGGACCGGCTCTCGCCGCTCGTGCAGGAGCAGGTCGTCGACTACCTGTCGCCGGCCGTCGGCGACGCGACGTACCCGCGCATCAACTGGGTCTGGTTCCGGCTGGTGGTCCAGACGTTCCTGCGGTCCGTCGGGGGACCGTTCGCGCTCGACGAGATGCGCGACGACCTGGCCACGCACGACTCGTTCGTCCGTGGCGACGGCTGGCTGTCGGACGGCACCCAGCGGTCGTTCGACCACTACGTCGGCTGGGCGCTGCACCTGTACCCGACCCTGTGGGGCCGCATGGCGGGTGCCGAGGACCTGGCGGCGCCGCGCAGGGCGTCCGACACGGCGATGCTCGACCGCTTCCTGCAGGACGCCGTGCACCTCGTCGGCGGGGACGGCTCCCCGCTCGTCCAGGGCCGCAGCCTGGTCTACCGGTTCGCGGCGGCGGCGCCGTACTGGGTGGGCGCGGTCGCGGAGGTCCCGTCCGTGGCGCCCGGGACGCTGCGGCGCTGCGCGTCCGCCGTCGTCGACCACTTCGCCGCCCGCGGCGTCCCGGACGAGGACGGCCTGCTGTCCCTCGGCTGGCACGAGCCGTGGCCGGCGCTCGCGCAGAGCTACTCGGGGCCGGGGTCGCCGTACTGGGCGAGCAAGGGCCTCCTCGGCCTCGCACTGCCCGCCGACCACCCCGTCTGGACGGCTGACGAGGCGCCGCTGCCGAGCGCTGCGGGTGACGACGCACGCGTCGTGCGCCCCGCCGGGTGGCTGGTCACGGGGACGCGGGCGGACGGCATCGTGCGGGTCGTCAACCACGGCGTCGACCACGCGCGGCCGGGCGACCGGGTGGGGGACTCGCCGCTGTACGCGCGCCTCGGCTACTCGACCGCGACCGCGCCGCTGCTGGACGCCGCAGCCTGGACGAGCCCGGTGGACCAGTCCGTCGTCCTCGTGGACGCCGCGGGCCGCCGGTCGCACCGCGCGGGCTTCACCACGCTCGAGCTGCCGGCGCCGCGGACCGTCGGCCCGGACGGCGCGGAGCTCCCCGGCGGTGCCGGGGTGCTCGTGGGCGGCTCGCACGGCCCGGTGCACTGGCTCGCGCCGGAGCCCGGGCACGCGCTCGCGGGCCACGGCTACGGCGTGCCGGGCGCGGCGTCGCAGGCGGGCACGGTGACCGTCGTGTCGGTCGTCCGCGGTGCCTGGGAGGTGCGGCTCGTGCGGGTCGCCGACCCGGCCCCGGACGCGCTGGAGCTGCAGGTCGGCGGCTGGCCGCTGGCCGACGCGCGACCGCCCGCCGAGGAGGCCCTGCGTGCGTCGGGAACCGCGCGCGGGACGGGTGCACCCGGGCAGGTCGCCGTCGCGGTGCGCACCGCCCGCCTCGTCTCGACGGTCGCCGCCCCGGGGTCGGCGGCGCGCGGCGAGGTCGTGCGCTCCCACGACGCGTCGCCCCTCGGCGCGCACGCGGCGGTCCCGGTGGTCGCCCTGCCCGTGCGGCCGCCCGCCGACGGTGCGCTGCCCGGGTGGTGCGTCGTCGCGGTGGGGCTCGAGGGCGCCGACCTCGGGGCGCGCGACCGGCCGGCCGAGGCGCTGCGGGCGGCGCCGGACGGCGCGACGCGGGTGGTCGTCACGTGGGCGGACGGAGCGCGTACCACGGTGCGGCTCCCGGCCGACGGCGTCGACGCGGGAGACTGA
- a CDS encoding alpha/beta hydrolase, whose amino-acid sequence MVAMTPSLLPRDWLYQALVSGISGALGYGVGVALAWVLRRVPAWRRLLASARARVPEDVAPRLRPALAVTALLALVLMLVVGARWQRAMTAAIGMPAPSTADWLRAAPLLVLIAAVLVLAARGVWGVSRRFDRFLEAHLRWPHTVASAVAAVLVLGAVLLVDDLLLRRGLSTADAVFAARNDQDHPGVRQPRAQERTGSSASSVPWESLGREGRRFVAQGPTPAQLRSAGAVGAPTTPIRVYAGIESAETPRGRAALAVEELERTGAFDRSVLLVATTTGSGWVNGPAVEALELMYGGDTAAVATQYSYLPSWLSFLTDRSRATDEARALTAAVEERVEALPEGDRPLLLAYGESLGSYGSENAFTSLADIRERLDGVLWVGPPNANQIWHALVERRDPGTPALAPVYASGLLVRFAGDAQQITTPPTAWEPPRALYLQHASDPVVWWSPDLLLSEPDWLRERPDGVDRPVLRWFPLVTFWQLTFDLLNAKSVPDGHGHNYDALALDGWVAVAAPDGWTSADTERVRAVLGP is encoded by the coding sequence ATGGTCGCGATGACCCCGTCGCTGCTCCCCCGCGACTGGCTCTACCAGGCCCTCGTCTCCGGCATCTCCGGCGCGCTCGGCTACGGCGTGGGTGTCGCGCTCGCGTGGGTCCTGCGTCGGGTGCCGGCGTGGCGCCGCCTGCTCGCGTCGGCACGCGCGCGGGTGCCGGAGGACGTGGCGCCAAGGCTGCGCCCGGCGCTCGCCGTCACGGCGCTGCTCGCCCTCGTTCTGATGCTCGTCGTCGGCGCCCGCTGGCAGCGGGCCATGACCGCGGCGATCGGGATGCCGGCGCCCTCGACCGCCGACTGGTTGCGGGCAGCACCGCTCCTCGTGCTCATCGCTGCCGTCCTCGTCCTCGCGGCGCGCGGCGTGTGGGGGGTGAGCCGCCGGTTCGACCGGTTCCTCGAGGCTCACCTCCGGTGGCCCCACACGGTCGCGAGCGCGGTCGCGGCGGTGCTCGTGCTGGGGGCCGTCCTCCTCGTCGACGACCTGCTGCTGCGCCGCGGCCTCTCGACGGCGGACGCGGTGTTCGCGGCTCGCAACGACCAGGACCACCCGGGCGTCCGGCAGCCCCGGGCCCAGGAACGCACGGGCTCGTCGGCCTCGTCGGTGCCGTGGGAGTCCCTCGGGCGGGAGGGCCGGCGCTTCGTGGCGCAGGGCCCGACCCCGGCGCAGCTGCGGTCGGCCGGCGCGGTGGGCGCGCCCACGACCCCGATCCGGGTGTACGCGGGGATCGAGAGCGCCGAGACGCCGCGCGGCCGGGCCGCGCTCGCGGTGGAGGAGCTCGAGCGCACCGGCGCGTTCGACCGGTCGGTGCTGCTCGTGGCGACGACGACCGGCAGCGGCTGGGTCAACGGCCCGGCGGTGGAGGCGCTCGAGCTCATGTACGGCGGCGACACGGCAGCGGTCGCCACCCAGTACTCCTACCTGCCCAGCTGGCTGTCCTTCCTCACGGACCGCTCGCGCGCCACCGACGAGGCGCGCGCGCTCACCGCGGCGGTCGAGGAACGCGTCGAGGCGCTTCCCGAGGGCGACCGCCCGCTGCTGCTGGCGTACGGCGAGTCCCTCGGCTCCTACGGCAGCGAGAACGCCTTCACGTCGCTCGCCGACATCCGCGAGCGCCTCGACGGGGTGCTGTGGGTGGGCCCGCCGAACGCGAACCAGATCTGGCACGCCCTCGTCGAGCGGCGCGACCCCGGCACACCCGCCCTCGCGCCGGTCTACGCCAGCGGGCTGCTCGTGCGCTTCGCCGGCGACGCCCAGCAGATCACGACCCCGCCGACGGCGTGGGAACCGCCGCGGGCGCTGTACCTGCAGCACGCGTCCGACCCCGTCGTGTGGTGGAGCCCCGACCTGCTGCTGTCCGAGCCGGACTGGCTCCGTGAGCGCCCCGACGGCGTGGACCGCCCGGTGCTGCGGTGGTTCCCGCTGGTCACCTTCTGGCAGCTGACGTTCGACCTGCTCAACGCCAAGTCGGTGCCGGACGGCCACGGGCACAACTACGACGCCCTGGCGCTCGACGGGTGGGTCGCCGTCGCCGCGCCCGACGGGTGGACGTCCGCGGACACCGAACGCGTCCGGGCGGTCCTCGGGCCGTGA
- a CDS encoding amino acid permease: MAVSRSAGSVWRRMPVDRMDEVESGSGAGRLSKSLGLWQLTAIGVGGIIGVGIFSLAGLVAHGDAENPGVGPAVLISFLVAGLASAAAALSYAEFAGMVPRAGSAYTYGYVALGEIVGWFIGWDLLLEYIAIVAVVAIGISGYLEAFLAGFGVELPAAVTASAEEGGVVNVPALLICLLVTFVLSRGTRAFGRFELVAVAIKIVLILFIIGLGVFYVDSANYDPFLPNGFGPVLTGAATVFFAVFGYDAMSTAAEEATDGRKHMPKAIILSLVIAMLLYVAATLVLTGLQSYEEIDPEAGFASAFTNVGLPVVASIISVFAVLSILTVMLTFLLGVTRVWFSMSRDGLLPTWFAATDRHGTPQRVTWIAGTASALLAGVFPIRAVADLTNIGILSAFVVVCVAVILFRYTRPDEPRSFRLPLMPFVPAFGVLASAFLILQLHWETWLRFGVWLAIGLVVYFAYGRGHSLLNPDSPHHARRAAPEPVPDP, from the coding sequence ATGGCCGTGTCGAGGAGTGCGGGGTCGGTGTGGCGGCGCATGCCCGTCGACCGGATGGACGAGGTGGAGTCCGGCAGCGGCGCGGGCAGGCTGTCGAAGAGCCTGGGCCTGTGGCAGCTCACCGCGATCGGCGTCGGCGGCATCATCGGCGTCGGGATCTTCTCCCTCGCCGGGCTCGTCGCCCACGGCGACGCGGAGAACCCGGGCGTCGGGCCGGCCGTGCTCATCTCGTTCCTCGTCGCGGGGCTCGCGTCCGCGGCCGCGGCCCTGTCGTACGCGGAGTTCGCGGGGATGGTCCCGCGCGCCGGGTCGGCGTACACCTACGGGTACGTGGCGCTCGGGGAGATCGTCGGCTGGTTCATCGGGTGGGACCTGCTGCTCGAGTACATCGCCATCGTCGCCGTCGTGGCGATCGGCATCTCCGGGTACCTCGAGGCGTTCCTGGCCGGGTTCGGCGTCGAGCTGCCCGCGGCGGTCACCGCCAGCGCGGAGGAGGGCGGCGTCGTCAACGTGCCCGCGCTCCTCATCTGCCTGCTCGTCACGTTCGTCCTCAGCCGGGGCACGCGGGCGTTCGGCCGGTTCGAGCTCGTCGCCGTCGCGATCAAGATCGTGCTGATCCTGTTCATCATCGGGCTGGGCGTCTTCTACGTGGACAGCGCCAACTACGACCCGTTCCTGCCCAACGGCTTCGGCCCGGTGCTCACGGGCGCCGCGACCGTGTTCTTCGCCGTGTTCGGGTACGACGCGATGTCCACCGCCGCGGAGGAGGCGACGGACGGCCGCAAGCACATGCCGAAGGCGATCATCCTGTCCCTGGTCATCGCGATGCTGCTGTACGTCGCGGCGACGCTCGTGCTGACCGGGCTGCAGAGCTACGAGGAGATCGACCCGGAGGCGGGCTTCGCGTCGGCGTTCACGAACGTCGGCCTCCCGGTGGTCGCGAGCATCATCTCGGTGTTCGCGGTGCTGTCGATCCTCACGGTGATGCTGACGTTCCTGCTCGGGGTCACGCGCGTGTGGTTCTCGATGAGCCGCGACGGCCTGCTGCCGACGTGGTTCGCGGCCACCGACCGGCACGGGACGCCACAGCGGGTGACGTGGATCGCGGGCACCGCGTCGGCGCTGCTGGCGGGCGTCTTCCCGATCCGCGCGGTCGCCGACCTGACGAACATCGGCATCCTGTCCGCGTTCGTGGTGGTGTGCGTCGCCGTCATCCTGTTCCGCTACACGCGCCCCGACGAGCCGCGCTCGTTCCGGCTGCCCCTGATGCCGTTCGTGCCGGCGTTCGGCGTGCTCGCGTCCGCCTTCCTCATCCTGCAGCTGCACTGGGAGACGTGGCTGCGCTTCGGGGTGTGGCTGGCGATCGGCCTCGTCGTCTACTTCGCCTACGGGCGCGGCCACTCGCTGCTGAACCCGGACAGCCCGCACCACGCGCGACGGGCAGCACCGGAGCCGGTGCCGGACCCGTGA
- a CDS encoding threonine/serine ThrE exporter family protein — protein MRSRAVLRRLARRTAGGPPAVQVGRRAQGAGYDERLVRAALELAVRTGEAMLSLGSSAGDASAAVHRVARAFGVPCQVDLTFTAVLVSHDPGPDGTPVTVLRVVETRTSDYGRLTEVLALAGDLTATPRPDPDEPTEALAARLEQAHARLDEIVARPHPYRRGLITLLLSVMAAGVAVLLGGGAGVAAVAGATTAVIDRVLRRLGRWGIPPFFLQAAGAAVATTVAVAMLVLVPLLPVERVTLPPSVVVASGIVVLLAGLSLVGAAEDAINGFPVTAVGRVFEVLVLTLGLVVGIGAVLDVAQRAGVSLDLVDVSADGGPLGLRVAAAAVVSGAWALASYAPPRVAAVAAGAGATGMLAAAALGLLGVGPAASGAGAALVVGLAAELLGGRLRVPPVVTSVCGIVPLLPGLAIYRGLFVLVDEGGGGQGGAILLGAAMVAVGLAAGVTLGGLLGRPLRSSARPLRSGARRLVRPGRRALEQPTRYRRPWAVAARDEVPKGPADPAEI, from the coding sequence GTGCGATCCCGGGCCGTCCTGCGACGACTGGCGCGCCGGACCGCCGGCGGGCCGCCCGCGGTCCAGGTGGGCCGGCGTGCCCAGGGCGCCGGGTACGACGAGCGGCTGGTGCGCGCCGCGCTCGAGCTCGCGGTGCGCACGGGCGAGGCGATGCTGTCGCTGGGGTCCTCGGCGGGCGACGCGAGCGCCGCCGTGCACCGCGTCGCCCGGGCGTTCGGCGTCCCGTGCCAGGTCGACCTCACGTTCACCGCGGTCCTCGTCTCGCACGACCCGGGACCCGACGGGACGCCGGTGACCGTGCTGCGCGTCGTCGAGACCCGGACGTCCGACTACGGCCGCCTCACGGAGGTCCTCGCGCTCGCGGGCGACCTGACCGCGACGCCGCGGCCCGACCCCGACGAGCCGACGGAGGCGCTCGCGGCACGGCTGGAGCAGGCGCACGCACGCCTCGACGAGATCGTCGCGCGGCCGCACCCGTACCGCCGCGGGCTGATCACGCTGCTGCTGTCGGTCATGGCGGCGGGCGTCGCGGTGCTGCTCGGCGGTGGCGCCGGCGTCGCCGCGGTCGCGGGCGCGACCACCGCGGTCATCGACCGGGTGCTGCGACGGCTGGGCCGGTGGGGCATCCCGCCGTTCTTCCTGCAGGCCGCCGGCGCGGCGGTGGCGACCACGGTCGCGGTGGCCATGCTGGTCCTCGTCCCGCTCCTGCCGGTCGAGCGGGTGACGCTGCCGCCGTCGGTCGTCGTCGCGTCGGGGATCGTCGTCCTCCTCGCCGGACTGTCGCTCGTCGGGGCCGCGGAGGACGCGATCAACGGCTTCCCCGTGACGGCCGTCGGACGCGTCTTCGAGGTGCTGGTGCTGACCCTCGGCCTCGTCGTCGGGATCGGCGCGGTGCTCGACGTGGCACAGCGGGCCGGGGTCTCGCTCGACCTCGTCGACGTCAGCGCCGACGGCGGGCCGCTCGGCCTGCGGGTGGCGGCGGCGGCGGTCGTGTCGGGGGCGTGGGCGCTCGCGTCGTACGCACCGCCGCGGGTGGCGGCGGTGGCGGCGGGCGCCGGGGCGACGGGCATGCTGGCCGCCGCGGCGCTCGGCCTCCTCGGTGTCGGTCCGGCGGCCTCCGGGGCCGGTGCGGCCCTCGTCGTCGGCCTCGCTGCCGAGCTCCTCGGCGGGCGGCTGCGGGTGCCCCCCGTGGTGACGTCGGTGTGCGGCATCGTGCCGCTCCTGCCCGGCCTCGCGATCTACCGCGGCCTGTTCGTCCTGGTCGACGAGGGTGGTGGCGGGCAGGGCGGCGCCATCCTGCTGGGTGCGGCCATGGTGGCCGTCGGGCTCGCCGCGGGCGTCACGCTCGGCGGCCTGCTGGGCCGCCCGCTGCGCAGCAGCGCACGCCCGCTGCGCAGCGGCGCACGTCGGCTGGTGCGGCCGGGGCGGAGGGCGCTCGAGCAGCCGACCCGGTACCGGCGGCCGTGGGCGGTGGCCGCGCGCGACGAGGTCCCCAAGGGCCCGGCCGACCCCGCGGAGATCTGA